A region of the Phoenix dactylifera cultivar Barhee BC4 chromosome 10, palm_55x_up_171113_PBpolish2nd_filt_p, whole genome shotgun sequence genome:
atctacggactcccagctctccacggcaaataagcccagcagagtctagtcaactgtgataagtctctgatctcggccatacctccgacactgatgcaataaattcgcctggtagcgtgctagttcgggttgtacaacgccctcatcgccgacatcagtgcaattattcgcctgaccaagcgccgacctgaacgacatgccgagccgtactacggcttcgtcccgttacatcgcaggtaaaccgacccccggtctataaaagggggttggaaaatcgatACTGAGGACACGCACCGtttacctctactctacacgatttgccccctccctgacttgagcgtcggagggccggcgccgggagacccggccaccggctcgtgtgcaggcacccagacggaggacgccgcccactgtcggatcgtcgcccagccgcgggaatcagccgctccttctcgccgatcgccccacacagaggacgccgcccgtcgacgaaccaccgccccaccgtgagtaaccacctcccgctccctctcctcgaccgaagattgcccccgggtccaatttccagcaacagttggcgctagaggaagggcccgagtagcagtcatgaagttgagaagtaagggagcctctaacgtctcccggcgtcccccgcaaagtcctggacactccgtccagaatttcCCAACTCCAGCTGACCCAGGTCCTCAGGTCCAGctggaacagttcaatgccctggtacagcaagtccaggccctggccgccgccgtgcaGGGCCTACGGCGCGTGGAAGCTTCATCGgcgcttcccccgcaggcccaggccccgccggagtgtctccccaacggcccggttctccccagtcaaaatctgcatggctcctccagagccaacaacggagaACGGGCTACTCCCCGTAGGGAGTTACCGAGAGAAGGTTTCGatcggagaccccaactttccgaggcggagtcagccccggaccgccaagggccggcgcaaaccacaacgacaatcccacgggtgggggagctcgaccgaaaagttgagcatctggagcgccagattgcggcactccacggcaagaaggcaagacaggaaggggactttgagttcactgccaagtcccccttctcccgccagatcgaggacgagccggttcccgtgagattcaaaatgcctcaggtggagccctacagcggaatcaccgaccccctcgaccacttggagagttatcgggccctcatggccctacaagggtcctcggaggccatactctgcaaagcctttccagcgaccctccgagggaccgctcggctttggttttctggactgaagccgaacacggtgtcctcctttgagcagctcggcaggcagttcgccaccaactttgctgccagccggcgccagcgacggacatcagactccctcctggacatcaagcagaaggagggggagtccctcaaagagtacctggaccgctttaccgccgccacatgggaggtccgcgagctagaccagtcgatagccatgtcggctctgaaaactggggttcgctcctaccgattcctcttctccatcgagaagagcttcccggccgacttcaccgaaatgctggcccgagcccggaagtatgccaaggccgaggaggcagtcgcctccaggcggggagcaatcgagcccgcctctaagaagcagaagaagcgccgcgaggagcgcggccgacaaaggagccggtctccccgcagagagaaaaatctccccagactgaggagtccgccccgtcagcaggggcgacctcagcagaggacacctcctcgtccgaggtctcaaccacggccccggacgtaccaggcgaggtacgagaactatacacccgtcaatgctccccgggccgagatcctgatggaaattgagggtcgggacttcttccgacccccgcctcctatgcgagacacgggatttccccgaaataccaggaagtattgccgcttccaccgagaccgtgggcacgacacggaggactgcttccaactccgggacgagataNNNNNNNNNNNNNNNNNNNNNNNNNNNNNNNNNNNNNNNNNNNNNNNNNNNNNNNNNNNNNNNNNNNNNNNNNNNNNNNNNNNNNNNNNNNNNNNNNNNNgtgtgtgtgtgtgtgtgtgtgagagagagagagagagagagaataattTTTAAGTGTTTTGAAGTATATACTTGATGATGCTCTTTCCATTTGGGGAAAATGGACCGTCCTAGGAGCTCAAATATATGATCTCTCATCTCATCATTTGTCACAAGCAAACATTTGAGCTTCACTGCTGCATAGAGCCAGTACCTAGAGAATAACAGTTCATTATATCACATCCGAAAGAATTTGGCAAAAGGTGGAAGAGAGCAAAATAACTAAAGTAATGCTAACTCAAAGCACCGCCACACAAAATGTTAAAGATAAAAGTCATGAGTTCAATGAAATGCCAAAGAGAGGTAGAAAAAATAGTATTGATCCCTCTGCAAGGATGCAACTAACCAGGTGATTAACTGGTGACTAACCCAACCATCTTCAATTATGCATTAAGCAGATAATGTTTCTATTCTGAAACACGCATAAAACATTCTGATCCCACAAGATATTTCATTTATCAGCTTATAAGAAGAATTTTGGTTGAATTCTGGAccaaaactttatttttttcttgaaattctaAATCTTCAAGAACATGGCAGTTGAAGGAACTATTTTAATTGTTCTGATTCTAGCAAGGCCACCCGCCACCCGGACGCTTATGTAAAGATCCTTACCAATCATCATTTGATCCAGTTGGTGTTGTGTACAATGCCCCTTCAGCTCTCCACTTCTCAAGTATCTGCCTATTTGAAGGATTTTCCATGAGTGCTAGAGCACGCTTATTATGCAGTATAATGAGTGGCCATCTGCCCTGGCTTCTTTCAAATAGTTCTCGTACAACAGCATCTAGCTGCTCTATTTAGGTATACATCATGCAAAAAGCATCAATAAGTAAACATGAACACCAGCATACAAAGCAATAGACAATATGCACCATAAGTAATACAAATAATCAGCAAAAGGTAATGTAAGAACCTGAGACAAACTGAATCCaccatctgcaaaattctgctGATAAAGCCCAACATTTGCCCCATCAATTATAGCTTCATACTCACTGTGCTTTTCCAACCATTCCTAAGCAAAGAGATATGCGAATAAAGATAAATCTCAGATAACAATATTGAATGAGttctttcttgattttttaCAACTTACTATGAAAAACAGCTACATGTTTTCATACGAAAGGAAATACTACCGAGAATAATAAATACACCTACTAGGCAAGAGATCAAAAGTGGACATGCTAACAATGCTCAAGACAAGCACGAGTGAGCAAAGAGCCACAGACCAGTTAAGAACTACACACAGAGAGTGGAGTCTCATGAAACCTATGCCAGGCAAGAACATAAAGACCTTGGCAATAATAAACAAGATCTCTTAGTGTTTATGTAATTACATTTTCCGTTCACAAGACTTCAAAGGGGCTGAAGTTGGAAACGTCACAGTTTATAGatactaaggccctgtttgggggagcttttggagggccaaaaagtactttctggccctccaaaagtacttttaggtaaaaaaagtgtgtttggtaaaatttccaagaagctgtttcagcttttgcgggaagctgaaaacagctttttggcagAAGCTCAATTTTGGAGCTTCCCAAaaacgctgttttcagctttgtcgggaagctgtatttttgaccaaaatactcccatttaaaagtttctttttcctcccaaaaatcTCAATCGCACCGCCTGTTTCTCTCTCAccatcccccctctctctccctctctatctccttctcctcaatgccgccggccctcctctttttttttttttttttttgggaggcaGCCACCACGCCGGCCACCCGTGGCCGCGCCCCCCAGCCCCCACCCGAGCCCCCCGCTGCTGCGACCCACCacacagcaaaaaaaaaaaaaaaggaaggggaggaaggggcCACCATGGCCGCTGCCTCCCCGGCCGGCCCGCCGTCTCGGCCCCCCTCCCCCGCGGTCACCGCGgcacgccgtcccggcccctTCGAGCCCCTCCTCTCCCGCGGTCGCCGCGGCACgacgtcccggccccctcccgagcccccctccccccgcggtcgtcggggcccgccgtcccggccccctcccgagcccccctcccccgcggtctccgcggcacgccgtcccggccccctcccgagcccccctccccgCGGCCGTCGGGGCCCGCTGTCCCGGCCCCAtcccgagcccccctcctcccgcggccgccgcggcccgccatcccggccccctcccgcagccgccgcggcccggccccccttccggcgccgccggctttgcgggagaagaagaaaggagaagaaggaaagagaggaaggaaagagaagaagagaagaaaaaagaaaagaaaaaagaagaggaaaaggaatgaaaaaaaaagagaagaaaaaaaagaaaaaggaaagaaaaagaaaaaaagaaaaataaataaataaataaatatgtatataaatgaacaaataaataaataaataaaataataaataaatatatttcaatgaaataaaataataaataaataaataaataaaaatattagtaattatttaaccaattttttcacctagttagaaaatttgttagagaaataaatggtcatcaaaagagtaaaaaattaatttatactaataattataatattttatatatttattattatattatactataaatataatataatataatattatgttatgttaaataatttaatattatattaaattattatcctatagtatacaatgttatagtgctatattataataatattatgttacattatattaatattatactatatcatatatttatgtattaatatatattatattttattatgcactattgtataatactagtaatgtcctttatggtcattttgtcatacaaaagtactttctcagtttgtttaccaaacaaatgttaaagtgccacagcactttagaaatgtagttaccaaacagcaaacagctttttataaaagctctacttccaatagctctacttctaacagctctacttccaacagctctactgctaacagctcccccaaacagggcctaaatagTCAAACCAACCCAGAACATATAAAAGTATGTAAGTAGTCAGATGCAATTCAAAACTTTAGTGAAAAAAGGATCTTAGAATTCTCGTTCATTAAAGGCGAGGGCAGACCATGGAAGATTTGAATTGAAGTATCAGGAAGTGATTTGAAGACACTTTTCCTGGAAGAAAGGATTTCACATGAAAGAACATAATCCATAAAGCCAGCTTAACTGTTgtcatttaccaaaaaaaatgtaaatacgGTGTGCTGAGACAGATGGTTGTGAAGATGAGGAATAGAGGTACagaattgaaggaaaacaaATAAAACACGTATCGTCACTAACATTTCTGACAGCAAGAAAATGCTTTTTACCTGAAAATTCCTGAAATTGGATTTGCTTTCCCTTCCCAGAGCCAAACTAGCCACAGATACTGCAAACTTCTCTGTCTCCATTCGATCGATATCCACACAAGCCAACCTCTGCCCACAACCAGAGCAATCCCCCTCGGAGCTTACAGTGACATGACAAATATCCCATCCCCCCTCCCCCAACCATCCGAGCCCATGCCAGCCACCGCCATTCATCAAAATTGCATCTTTTACCCTGCCGGCATCCCAATTCGATCTCCCAACCTCCATTGCCCGCTCGCTTCTGAACCACCCCTCCAAAATCTCTGCCGTGGGGCCAGCCACACATCCGACACTGCCTCTCAACTTGTGCAAGTACCCATATACCTTCTCCTCCCTCCCCACCTTGGCGCTCACCTCCAGCAGAGCCGCAAtctccggctcctccggcaCGACGCCCATCGAGACCATGTGATATTCCACGGCGTACGCCTTATCGGCTTCCAATCTCCGGCAAAAGGCGAAGAGCGCCGGACTATAGGTCCTCAGCTTGGGAGTGGCGCCGTACCGCTCCCCCATGGTCTTGACCAGATCGAATGCGAGGTCGGCGCCGCCGTCGGGCCTCTGGGCGGCGATCCGGGCCATGGAGGTGATGGTGGCCTCGGTGGGGGTAGCGCCGTTGGCGGCCATCCGGTCGAAGATGGCGAAGCTGGTGTCGATGGAGGATTTCTTGGAGGGCTCGTCGAGGGTCTCGATGGAGGTGGAGATGATGTGGAGGAGAGAGTTGAAGTGGTAAGCGGACAGGCGGTGGTTCTCGGCGGCGGCGGACTCGTAGAGGGCGAGGGCACCGGCGAGGTCGCCGGTCTTGGCGCACATGTCGAGGGCGTGCCGGAACTGGCCCTCTCGCGTGCCGTTCTTCTTCCTGGCCTTCCCCGCGGTCTCCATTGCCGAGAGCTCCAACCCTCCGAAAAGCCCTAAACCCCTCCGATTTAAAACAAATCGCAACCCTGACCCCAACCCTAATTTTAGCGGGGAAGGATTGCTTCCGGCGAGAACGCATGGATATTTCTGTGCGGTTATTTGATGTGCCGCTGTCGATCTGTCGTCCAGACGGATTCCAAACGGCCTTCGAAGTCATTGTTTTATGCGGGAGGATATCTGCCGTCCAACATTGTTAATCGGGATCGTCCGGAACAAGGGAATATTTATATcccgaaagaaaaataaaaacagatatattattcatacccaaatattcaatattatttatgATTATAGTTGATCACATATAgcactcataatttttttttaaaaaaataatcgtATTAACAtacaattaatttaatttactttctataaaattattttttaaattttatggataTAAAATTTAACTATCTGACTTATacctatatttatatatatagatatctaTGCATATCGGTTTAAAATAACTATAAATATGAATTTTTTACTCTTAATCAATATCCATGTCCATATCCTTATTTATCAAATATAAATAGATACAGATATAGATATATCCATATCCCATCCATGTTTGATTTGTTTTCATTGGATGGATTGTCTAAAATTTAACGCTCTACATATGGACAAAtggatgacttttttttttagcatattaagaaaaaagagaaagaagcaaCAAGATAGACAGAGATCAAGAAAAATGAAAgttgttggtggaaaaatggaccaccccacaaatgtaattatagcacccaaatccatcagcaagctcgagctcatcctaagtgattgagctcttccgctctcgagctcatcctaagtgatcgggctcttccgctctcgagctcatcctaagtgatcgggctcttccgctctcgagctcatagaccagagagccgagaccagagaaccgagaccagagagccgagaccagagagccgagaccagaaggccgagcacagcaggccaagcccatgccttagccaaatatccaatttccacctaaccctctaagggacctgacaaccccactacaacctgccgctatctccaagccatcaaggcataagatctccgcaggtattcggcacgacttgccattaatgcatgagaccccctcaagtctccgatgcattcagtcatttaatgaacacggcccaagacgatctccggatcactgaactatcagagcgtatggctctccctgaccgccggttcactcggtaataaatgcacttaccatccacggaccccaggcccaccacggccggcggttcaaccaccccaacaggtccgatcgaccgtgacaactccctggttccggtctgattcggccttattttccaccacgccattaatgggccaaatcgtgcccaattattacaaaacaggacaaacctcctgtcacctcccaggtaacaaaaatcctcctataaaaggaaacctggggggaaaagggagggggaaCTGGGACTGGACTCTGAGGACTCTCAGGACCCTTGGGACTGAACCCTCTTGGACAGCACAGATACAATGGATgacatcatcttcttcatcttcttgatctaatctaaatattctggctgtcttctccacatacgggcttccctgctctctccacatattggccccctctgacttaggcatcggagggccggcgccggggagcccggccaccggttcttcCTGCAGGACTCGCACCCCACagtggaggacgccaccagtcggcgcaccgtcgaccacccttccagcggcggagctctgcccctccaggaggacgccaccagccggcgcaccgtcgaccacccttccagcggcggagctctgcccctccaggaggacgccaccagtcggCGCGCCGTCGATCGCCGCCCCTGCGGCGGAagcccctccttccccggcttcgcggcggcccccggatccaatttccagcaacagttggcgctagaggaagggcccgagttcgctgccatgaagctaagaagcaaaggggcttccaatgcctctcgacgtcctccacccagtcctgagcattccgtccggaactcaccacctccggctgagtcagttcatcaagttcggccggagcagtttgatgccctggtgcaacaagtgcaagccttggctaccgctgtccaaagcttgcaacccaggggcatcccaacggcaccgcctcctccggctccagttcaaccggagccccctacaagcgggttTCCCCTTCGAGTATCATGCTCCAAGTCCCAAACGCTCAGTCCAAAATTCACCATCAAGATCTCCggtagatcaagttccacaagtccaactcgagcacttcgatgcgcttgtgcagcaagtccaagcgctagctatttgcagcccaaagcctgcaacaagtggaggcccctcctttgccgcctccacggaatcatgttaagcagaggaagaaactttctcctgactcccgagccatctcgaatcaggcatggctcccgctgcaacgacgtatgtgggggcaaccagtgagaagtagtagtccaagtctcacgtcaacgagttggggggaaagagaaataaaagctgaggtctggagaaggagagttatggagctttaaaatgggattgtaagcctctgtgacaaagggtacagccccattaaatcccattatccttccaagtcttctgtcttccggcagcaagcaagaaaccagcatgtactccctcctTACGGGCGTAAGTCCTTGGGACGGCGCCCGCGACATTGCTCCCCTttcagagcgtcgccatcactgaagcccccgccgagctcatgcagaccgagctcagaaaccCGAGCGCAAAACACCTAAAAaatcaagccaaagaaggccggtgccgaaccaagtcctgagggacttcgaagctcgagagctatcaaaatatctccaaaagctacaggacgccactttggcttcaaataaattcaatattttatctattttcaggttagccaacgagctcggctcgttctcctaccctgaccacggtcaggatgccccaatatattgggatgccctgccacaacgggatgccccgattcgtcgggatgacccgagacgtcggggtgcggtcttaagtgaccagacgagctcggcacgttctccatcggcttccaccgtcgagctcggctcgtgctccccgactatgagttgcggtcctctctgaccagacgagctcggctcgttctcctaccctgaccacggtcaggatgccccgagacgtcgggatgcccccgatccgtcgggatgccctgagacgtcaggatgccccaatatattgggatgccctgccacaacgggatgccccgattcgtcgggatggcccgagacgtcggggtgcggtcttaagtgaccagacgagctcggctcgttctccatcggcttccaccgtcgagctcggctcgtgctccccgactatgagttgcggtcctctctgaccagacgagctcggcttgttcgcctaccctgaccacggtcgggatgccctgagacgtcgggatgccccgatccgtcgggatgccccggctatagggaagctcgagacgtcgagatgagttgcggtcctctctgaccagacgagctcggctcgttctccatcggcttccaccgacgagctcggctcgtgctccatcggctatgagtagtggtcctctctgaccggatgagctcggctcgtgctcctaccccggcctcggccgggatacctcgagacgtcgagatgccccgatttaTCGGGCTGAACCAATACGTTGGGATGTAGTCTTCATTGGCCCAACAAGCTCGGCTCATtctctattcttggatttctctgccgacgtccccaaagaacggactccgagcagaggagcgtcttcagtcgcctcggcgcagggacgcacttagtaccaggtacccatttatttaatgtctttacattattttattcttggacttttctctgccgacgtccccaaagaatggagtccgagcagagaagcgtcttcagtcgcctcggcgcaaggacgcacacggtacaaggtacccattcatttaatgtctttacattctcatttatctttacttggattcttctctgccgacgtccccaaagaacggactccgagcagaaaaagcgtcttcagtcgtctTGGTGTAAGAACGCTCACAGCACCAGGACGATCGATGactgaactacttccttcgcccgagctaaaaagcagct
Encoded here:
- the LOC120112218 gene encoding proteinaceous RNase P 2-like is translated as METAGKARKKNGTREGQFRHALDMCAKTGDLAGALALYESAAAENHRLSAYHFNSLLHIISTSIETLDEPSKKSSIDTSFAIFDRMAANGATPTEATITSMARIAAQRPDGGADLAFDLVKTMGERYGATPKLRTYSPALFAFCRRLEADKAYAVEYHMVSMGVVPEEPEIAALLEVSAKVGREEKVYGYLHKLRGSVGCVAGPTAEILEGWFRSERAMEVGRSNWDAGRVKDAILMNGGGWHGLGWLGEGGWDICHVTVSSEGDCSGCGQRLACVDIDRMETEKFAVSVASLALGRESKSNFRNFQEWLEKHSEYEAIIDGANVGLYQQNFADGGFSLSQLDAVVRELFERSQGRWPLIILHNKRALALMENPSNRQILEKWRAEGALYTTPTGSNDDWYWLYAAVKLKCLLVTNDEMRDHIFELLGRSIFPKWKEHHQVYTSKHLKIILSLSLSLTHTHT